Genomic window (Paraglaciecola psychrophila 170):
GTTATTGATATGCAGTTGGGTTTGTGTTTGGCAAACGACCCCGATTATTCTCAGTTATTAGTGGATAAGTTTCTCTACATGATGCCCGAGGATCAGACTTTATTACGTGACTGTATGCGACGCGAAAGTCTTATGAACAAATTTCTGGAAGCTGAAAATCATTCCGATCAAGACTGGTATCAGGCCAACGTATCCCAATTCTTTAAAGCGTGTACCTTACATGGCGAAACAGCTAATCAGCATCATGAACAATTGGTCAATAAGTATATTACACAACCTGCCAGTCAGTTAACTCAAACCCATTTAAGCACCGTGACGGCTAGTGGTCCTCCTCTAGCTTCTTTGCTAAGCGGATTAGAAAAACTCAAAGATAAACGCATGGCAAATGAGAGAAGCGATATTCTGACTCGCTTTGATGATCTCAAAATACTTAAGGCTAGCCTTAGATGACATTAGCATTATCTAGCAAGGATTATAAAACAGACTTTTGCTTACCTGAGAAAGGCTGTTATCTGCTGAATCACTCGGTTGGTCGCCCCCTTAAAAGCGCACAACAGTTTTTTCAGGAGGCATATTTTAGCCCTTGGCAAAACCTGAGTACAGAGCCTTGGCAGCAATGGCTTAGCAGCATCGAAACATTTCAGTCTGCATTGGGGCTTCTATTCAACCACGGGCCGGAAAATTTTTGTCCTCAGGCCAATTTATCTAGTGCCTTGTGCAAGCTTGTTATGTCACACCCCAGGTTGACGAAGCCATTCGCCAAGGTGCTAATGAGTGAACAAGATTTCCCCAGTATGGGGTTTGCAATTAGTCATGCTTTACCTGAATGTGATATTTCTTTTATCCCTAAAAACTTAGACATTACCTCAGCAGACGTGTGGCACTCACATTTAAGCCAAGACATAGACTTAGTGTTTATCAGTCAAGTCTATTCTAACTCTGGGCAACAGGCGCCCGTTAAATCCATAGTCGAAGTAGCTAAACAGCAGGGCATTCTGAGTCTAATAGATGTGGCACAATCGGCAGGCCTAATTCCTTTAGACTTAACCGAAATAGCCCCTGACTTTATGATTGGCTCATCTGTGAAATGGTTATGTTCAGGTCCAGGTGCGGCTTACTTATGGGTACATCCTAGTCAGATAAACCATTGTGAACCAAAAGATGTCGGTTGGTTTTCCCATGACAACCCCTTTGAGTTTGACATACACAACTTTCAATATCGTGAGGGGGCATTACGTTTTTGGGGCGGGACACCGTCAGTGACTCCCTTTATTCTGGCGGCTCACGGTATAGGTTATGCTAACCAAATAACGCCCGGCCTAGCCAGACAGCATAATCTTAGGCTTTTAGCTCTGCTGGATAAAGCGTTTGGGGAGCAACTTGTGTCACCTAAGGATGCCCAAAAATGCAGTGGCACAGCCATACTTCAGTTTGGTAAAGCGCAAAGCTCCGTACTCAATGCTTTAAAATTAGCTCAAATAGGGGTTGATGCTAGAAGTTTAGGGATCCGGGTCTCGCCACATATCTATAATGATGAAGATGATATCGAGTATTTGATCCAGGTGATCAATCAAGCCTGTTAATATTAGAGGGCATTTTCCCCAAAACATACATAGACATTATTGCTTATGAAAGATAGCCGACTAATGGCTGCCGCTAGTCATAGAGGGTAAGTACTTAAATTTAAAACATTATTTTAGGCACCATTTAAAGTACTATTTAAGGCATCTTTTGCTTCAGGAAAAAGCTGTACGATACCACTTTTCCCATCCCAGTCAGCGACTAGCCAAATTTGTTCAAAAGGATGAGTAGAGGGAATTTTTATACAATGTTGCTGAGTTAGGATTTCCTTCTTGTCCCAAGCTGGATGAGTATTCCTGATCACTAACCAAACCCGTTTGGTTTTATAGCGCTTATAGGACTTATTAAATAGAATTCGGTTTAGGGCAGTTAAGAGTCGAGCATCAGGCTCAGTGGTTTTTTCTAATTGTTGCAGTTCTTGATGGGTTTGCTCACTTAATTCCCGTTGCAGTATTTGCATAGCTTCTTGCTCACTGCCATATAAATGTGCCACTTCTAAATCTAAGCGCTCTCCTTGAAAACAACAAGACACATCTGGTTTGGCGGGGCGGTTATGCCAAAGGTGGTGTATTGGATTGCCAGTCTCGTGTTCATGCCAGCGCATAAATAGTTTTGCCGCCTGATGCTCCAGCTCTATTTTTTCATACTCACTGTTATTTAATTCAGACACTAGAGGATTTCCTAGTCCAATTGGCCATAAATTAGCAACAAAGATGGCCAAAGAAAAGTATTGTTGTGACAAATTCTGACATCGTCATATATGAGTGGTGTTGGGTTAATGAAGATTAAAAATAAATGATTGATTTTTGATAGATGCTGGCGAAATTCTTTAAAATACCATTAATCCTCATTTTTTCTTTTATGTTTATATCAGTTATCTTGATGGTTCCCCCTTTTTATTTTGATTATACTGTTTCATGCATTTTTATTATTGTGGAACACTGGCTACATGCTGTCTATTTCTTCTAGTTTTTCTCTTACCCGTTTGGAGCGTAAAATGCTTCGCGCCGATAGTTATGCTGACTGGAAAGTTGCAGCGCTTGAGCATGACGCTAAGTCTGGTTTTGATACATGGAAAAGCAAGGAAGAGTCAAAAAGTTATGATTATGTGAATATTCGTTCCAGAATAGACGCACTAAAACAGCTCAGACGTCAGGGAGACGACATTGGGCTACTATTCGCTTTAAACGAGGGAATTCATGGTAATCAGGGAGGGATGGGCAAATCTATCCTTTATGAAAAAGCTAAATTTGGCACTAAAAATCTTATTGAAGAGTACGTTGATGAAATAGTAGGTGCCCTCGAGCACATATCTAACATTCCTGAGTCTAGTGACGTCACCAAGGAAGATAAGCTGGATTTTTTGAACGTGCCAGTCATTGTTTTGGCCGTTCTGCTTTGATGTTGAGCGGTGCCGGATCACTGGGGCATTTTCATCGTGGGGTCATAAAGACCTTATTTGAACATAAAGTGTTACCTACCGTTATATCTGGTTCAAGCGCGGGTGCAATCTCTGCTGCCATACTAGGTACCTATTCTGACGAAGAATTACCGTCTGTATTAGAAGGTGAACAGGTACTTGATCCGCTACAGGCTGAGATTGATAATCGTCCTAAAAGCCTTCTCCGTAAGCAGTCTGATCCAGCATCCTTGAAAATAATGTTAGAGGCAATTATTCCTGACATCACCTTTCAGGAAGCCTATGAAAAGACAGGTCGAATGATCAGCATCACTATTGCGCCTTATGAAGAACACCAGTCTTCTAGGCTAATGAATGCCATCACTGCACCAAATGTTTATGTGCGTTCGGCAGTCATGGCGTCTTGTGCGGTGCCGGGTGTCTATCCACCTGTGATGTTGATGGCGAAAAATGTTTACGGTGAGGCTCAACCTCATTTACCGGATCGTCGTTGGGTAGACGGAGCCGTTACAGACGATTTACCCGCTAAAAGACTCGCCAGACTTTATGGCGTTAATCATTATATTGTCAGTCAGGCGAATCCGTTAGCGCTAGCCATTATGAAGGGTGAACAATATATACCTGTGTCTGAAGGGGCAAAAAAAGTTTTACGATTATCCACACACGAAATTCTGAAGAGTGGTGAAAAATTTAGTCGACGTTATTTGAGAAAAATTCCTGATGTGGGTAAAACGATGAGTATGTTCTATTCGGTTATGGCTCAAGATTACAAAGGTGATGTGAATATTGTCCCTAACTTTAATTTTGTCGATCCTCAAAAACTTCTAGGGCAACTCACCTCTGATGAAATCCAAGAATTGGTTATTGAAGGAGAGCGATCTACCTGGCCACAATTAGAGCAGATTAAAATTTGTTCTAAAATTGGACATAAATTAGATGAAATACTCGATCACCACACCGAGCACAATATCAAACGTTTTTACAAAAAACGCCGCGGGGTCGTAACGAATATTTAGTGCATGTTTAGAAAATATGGCGGAGTTAACGTAAATACATCTTTATTATAATTATACTAAAATTATCGATTAAATCTATTAAATCGACGCTTGTTGGGGAGAATGAACCGATTGTTCATTCTTTGGATCTAAATTTATAAATCAGGATACTAATGACACATTCAACCACATTAATCGACGGACTTTATTTTGGCGAAAGCCCACGCTGGCAAAATGACCGCCTCTGGTATAGTGATTTTTACGACCAAGCAGTGAAATCTGTTGATCTGCAAGGCGACAGTAGATTGGAGTTACAATTAGATGAGCAACCTTCTGGTCTCGGTTGGCTACCCGATGGACGTTTACTAGTTGTATGTATGGAGTCCTTAGCGTTAATGCGGCTTGAAAAAGACGGTTTGGTTTTACATGCTGATTTGTCTAAATACTCAACACATCTATGTAACGATATGGTGGTTGATAAGCAAGGTAATGCCTATGTAGGTAATTTTGGTTTTAACTTGGATGAGGAGATGCAAGCTCGTGGTGTAGAGTCAGTGATTGCTGATCATCCCAAGGCCAATATTGTGAAAGTGACACCACAAGGAGATGTGAGTATTGCCACTGGTGGTATGAGTTTCCCTAATGGCTCTGTCATTTCAGCTGATGGCAAAACCTTAATTGTCGCCGAAACGTTGGGACTGTGTTTAACCGCGTTTGATATTCTTGAAAATGGCTGTCTTGACAATAGAAGAGAGTGGGCTGCGACAGGTGCACGAGTACCCGATGGGATCTGTCTGAATGCCGACGGTAATATATGGATCGCAAACGCGGTTAGCAACGAATGCGTCCTCTTTGCACCAGGCGGTGAGGTGTTAGAGATAGTCAATACCAGTCAAAATTGTTATGCCTGTATGCTGGGCGGAGATGATGGTAAAACCTTATTTATGCTTACAGCTCAGAGCTCTCAAGCAAAAATAGTTAGCGTAACGAGAGCTGGAAAAATTGAAGTGGCTAATGTTGCATCGCCTGGGGCGGGTCGTCCTTAAATCTGGTTTGGATTATACTTTAGACATTATTACAGTCAGAGATAATATCTTAATGGCTTATGCTGCTTTGAGTTTATCTCTGATTTCGCCTTTATTTAGCCACCTCATAGACTACTTGAGTCATAATAATTATTACCTGAGAGTAAAGGGTCAACATAACCTGATTCGAGTATTTGATAATTTAAGCAATCTTTTTCTAAGAGTTAAGTGTCAGTTTAAGTGTCTAGGGTCACACTAAATCACTTAGTACACTCTTTTCCTCGCTGCAGCTAACAATGGCTTTTAATTTTCATCATTTTTTTGATTATCCGGTCCACAGACTTTAAGTTGAATAGACTCAGTACATCGTTTACTGTTCTGACGCTTAGTTGTGTTTTATGTAACTAGGCAGAGTTAAAATCAAGCAGTTCAATGCCGCTGGATTCATTGCATATATTATAAAAAACGACTTGGATTAAACACAATGACAAAGAAAATTACGCAGATAATTAAAATTAACAAAATCAATAGAGTCATTGTTTTTGCTTTACTGCTTTTTAGTCCTGTATTACTTGCGAAGGATTATAATTTTACTGCTGCCGAGAGTATTATAAATGGATATGTAGACACTCATAAAATTGCCGGGGGAGTCATTCTTGTTATGAAAGATGGTAAGGAACTTCTGCATATAGCCGTCGGTAAACAGGATGTTGAAGCTGACAAAGACATGAAAATTGATAGTTTGTTTCGTATTGCTTCGCAAACTAAAGCGCTCACCTCAGTAGGCGTAATGATATTAAAAGAACGAGGACTCATTAACTTTACAGATCCTATCTCAAAATATATTCCTTCCTTCAAAAAGACTAGCGTTTTAGTTGTGCATAAAGATAAGTCTTATACTGAAGTGCCTGCAGTACGCGAAATAACTGTACATGATCTCCTTACCCATTCTGCGGGCATAAGTTATGGATGGGGGGATAATAGAAGAAAAATGGAAGGAGATTGGACTTCACGGCTGGTATTTTGCAGATAAAAAACAGACCATGAAACAGGCCTTAGCGCCGCTGACAACTTTACCTCAACAAGCTCAGCCGGGTTCAGAATTTGTTTATGGTCATAGCACCGATTTACTGGGTGTTATAATCGAATCCATATCAGGGAAAAATTTAAAAGAATTTTTTGAGACAGAAATCACCGGTCCTCTGGGCATGATTGATACACATTTTTATATTCCGAAAAGTAAACTAAGTCGCCTGGCTGCTGTATATAACGCCACTGATAGTCATATAAAAAGAGCAAGTGATACCAATACAGCAGAAGATTATATGCTTAGCCAAGGTCATTATGCTGCTGGACCAATGCAAGCATTCTCGGGTGGTGCTGGGTTGGTATCAACCGCTAGTGATTATTCAAAATTACTCTTAATGTTACTGAATCAAGGAACGTTGAATGGAACCAAGATACTCTCGCCTTCATCTGTAGTAGAAATGACAAGCAATCAAATACCTTACATTGATATGGATTGGAACGATGGTTTTGGTTATGGTTTTGCTTTAACAATAGGCAAAGCAGGGGATTTAAAAGGGAAAACACTGCAATATGAGTGGGGCGGTGCATACAATTCAAAATATTATGTTCGGCCTGAAGATGGGGTGATAGTGATTTATCTTACCCAGTTAATACCAACAAGTGGGCTTAAAGACTGGGAAGAAATTAATGCCGTTATTAAAATAGCATTGGGTATAGCCCCTTAAATTAATAACCTCAACCTACTGCATAAATCCAAAAGTGCTTCAGCACAGAATCACGCTAAAATTACTTACGTCAAAATTATGAAAAGGCAAAGGGGTTGTGCATTTGGAGCCACTCTAGCCGAATATTTCCTCCGTTACCTAGTATGTGAATATTAAATCGGTCTGATATCCACATGCTAGCTAAACCGCTAAATTGCGATTTGATAAGCTTAATTTATCTTAATGTATTTTACTGGATGTGGATGCACCTTACAGCATGCTAATGTTGGGCCATGGCTTATTCGCTATACCTCCATCGTCATATGAGTCAAAACGCAACAAACAATGCATAATACAAAACACTCAGTTTGTTCCCATTGTTTAGATCACTGATAACGTTTATTCTGAACACACACAATAATCTTTTTTGTGAAAACTTAATTCGTAATATCCTACTTATCTTTATATCTGTGTTCATACAGTCATGCTCAAAAGAGGGGAGTGAGAGTTTTCTCGGCTCCAGCATGCTGATATGTAAAGATAAAAAATATCAACAGATATGTGATTTAACCCATGATGGTGCTTTATGCAGTAAACAAAGAATTGACTCTATTAACTCACTGGTTATGCAACAAAATGAGAAAAGTGTTAAGAATGGTTATGCTGCACTTACCCAGCTCGATACTTATAAGGCATGCCTCGAGAATTCAGTGTTAGCACAAAGCAGCAGGGAAAAATCTGATGAGGTATCTCGTTATTTCGCTATTGCTAATATATCCGACTATCAAAATAAAATAGTGATAGAAACAATAGGCATCAGACCCGAAATCAATTTGTGGCTTTACCAGAAGACTGGCAATACTGATCATTGGGAATCAATGGTAAATGGTGTGGCAATGACAGAGAGCGTTCATAGAGATGTTTACTTTGTGATGATGGCTAATGCGTCTAGTCGAAGTATGGATGAGGCTAAGAAAATCGCTGGCTTACAGCTTGCTCGTACAGAATTATTGAACGAATTAAACCCCGATGTTTATGAGTTTTATGTCAGGTATCACACAAATAAAGCCGATAATTTTAGAGCCGCTGTTTGGTATGGTCTGCATGCAGAATATGTAGAAAATACCCACGGGATAAATAATCAATATTTTAAGCTGTATGAAAAAATGAAAAAATGAAAAAATGAAAAAATGAAAAAATGAAAAAATGAAAAAATGAAAAAATCAAAGTTAGATGATGCTCAGAAGTTAGTTGATAGCATTGTATTTGATACAGATTGGATGGGGTTGAAGATTAAGGATTTTGTTAAACTGATTTGAATAAGCAATCATAACCCCCCAGTTCATCGTGCAGTAAATTCACGTGATTTGTCATTATCAATTAGCCTAAGCTAATTGTGTCATATGCCATAATTACTTCATGTCCCAACAAATAAAGTACTTATCGCTGATGTAAACCACGTTAATTCAGTTGTGACATATGGGTTTGAAAGCCTAAATCAATATAAAAGGTTAGAGAATTTTAAGGAGGCTTAATGAGAGTGAATACTCTGACATCGTGCTTTTCCATTGGCTTTACTGAGTTGTTGCTAACCTATTAATATATGTGGTTGGACGTACCAATTTGTTCGTCCAACCTTTTTCTGTTTTTTCTATTTCACTGAATCAAGAGCCTGACTAACATCTGCAATGATATCGTCAATGTTTTCAATACCGACTGAAATTCTGACTAGATCTTCACTAACACCCGCTTTCGCCAGTTCTTCTGGATTTAGCTGCCGATGAGTAGTGGACGCAGGATGGCATGCTAAGGATTTAGCGTCGCCAATGTTTACCAGTCTCAAAATCATTTGTAAGGCATCAATAAACTGACCGCCAGCGACTTTGCTGGAACATTCAGCGGTGGTTTTGATACCAAAGCTTAAAATACCTGATGCTTTGCCATCCGTTATCTTTTTGCACGTTGCTTGGTATGGACTATCTGCTAATGCAGCGTAATTAACCCAGCTTACTTTTGGATGGTCAGACAAATAGACAGCTAGTTTCTCAGCGTTTTCGCAATGGCGTTCCATACGCAAGCCTAGTGTTTCAAGTCCCATTAAAATATTGAACGAGTTAGTAGGCGAAATAGCTGCGCCGGTATTACGAAGCGGAGCAACACGACAACGACCGATATATGCCGCCGCACCCAGTGCTTCAGTATATACCACTCCGTGATAAGACGGGTCAGGTTGATTTAATATTGGGAAACGCTCTTTGTTAGCTACCCAGTCAAATTTACCTGAGTCAACAATAATGCCTCCAATCGAGTTGCCATGGCCGCCTATATATTTGGTTAACGAATGAATAACAATGGCTGCACCATGTTCAAACGGGCGACATAAAAAAGGTGTGGCTACAGTATTATCAACAATTAAAGGTACACCGTGTTTAGCACCAATTTCAGCTAGCTTTTGTATATCCACCACATTACCTGCAGGGTTACCAATAGATTCACAGAAAATCGCTTTAGTATTTTCATCAATGGCGGCTTCAAAGGCTGTATAATCATCACCAGAAATCATGCGTGCTTCTATGCCTTGATTGGGCAGTGCATGTGCAAATAAGTTATATGTTCCGCCATATAACTGACTGGTGCTAATAATATTATCACCCACAGAGCAAATACATTGGATAGCATAAGTAATTGCAGCCATTCCCGATGCAACCGCTAAAGCTCCGATTCCACCTTCCATAGCAGCAATTCGTTCTTCAAGAACTGCTGTGGTTGGATTCATGATCCGGGTGTAAATGTTTCCTGGTACTTTTAGGTCAAACAAGTCTGCGCCATGCTGGGTGTTGTCAAAGGTGTAGGACGTTGTTTGATAAATTGGTACAGCAGCTGATTTGGTGGTTTCTTCTGATGTGTAACCATGATGTAAGGCTAAGGACTCTAGTTTCATATTTTGCGCATCCTGTGATGATTAGATTTTAATATTCTCATAAGTCAACTTTATCCCGTTATCTCTGATGAGTTCAAATAGAAGTACTTACATTATTGTGCTTATTTGGAATAAGGTATGCGCCTAATTATAAAGTTGTTCTGGAAAATTGCTTGGCGTTAAATAAGGGTTAAGTGCGCCTTACCCGCAATATAGGCTTTTTTGAACTGATAGAAGTATTCTCCAAGCGCATCTGCAGCAAGCTTGTCGTCTGCCATTTTCAACACCTCAATGGCAACCTCTGCGGTACACAGTTGATGTACATGTGCGGCTTCACGGAGTTGATAAGATGATGCTTTTTCAGGTTGAATACCTAATACGGGTAATGTGGCAAAACAAGGACTTTTAAACATTTTACTCGCCTCTCGCCAAGTCCCGTCCAACATCACAAAAAGTGGTGTTTTACCTTGTTGTATATCGACTAAATCTTTAGGTGAGTCGATACATCTTTCTGCTGCGGCATATTGTTGAGGAAATACCAAGATAGGAGCGTACTTTGGGTTTTCTAGTAACGCGATCAGTGCAGCATCGGGGGCAACTCTGTCCCATCTAAATGCATAGTTGTCAGGTATTACATCTGCGATGAGTTTGCCAGTGTTGGTTGGTTTGTAATATTCATTTTTTATACATCACCATACAAAAAGCGCTATCACTGGTAATTGATGGGCGCTGGGCACAGATACATTTTTTTTCAGGGATTAAACAATCCTCGCAGCGTTTAACTTTATAACCTCGCGCCTTAAAGTCCTTAGTCGATAGCGCTAACTGCTGTTTGCGCAAAATGTGTACTGTATTGATATGGTGACAAAAAAATCTCGTGAAATATTAACTCTAATTGTAATATCATCGCCTTTTTTAGAGATTTTAAATAGTTAAAATATGAAAATTCAGATTGATAAAGATATTCACATTGAGCTACTCGTGCCGTTATTCGCCGAGCGTTTATATGGTTTGACGAATCAGAACCGAGCCCATTTAAAAAAATGGTTAGGGTGGTTAGATTTAGTGAAAACATTCGAAGACACACAATTGTTTATCGACACCGCTGTTCACCAACACAATAATCATCAAGCCACTACGTTTGCTATTTTGTTTCGAGGTGAGTTAGTGGGTGTGGCGGGGTTTAATCATTTTGATTATCAACACCAATGGGGTGCAATTGGATATTGGCTTTGTGCTTCTTTTACAGGCAGAGGTGTGATTACCAAAGTGGTACAAACATTATTGGAATATGGCTTTGTCGAGCAAAGTCTCAATAAAATAGAAATACGCTGTGCACAGCAAAATCATCACAGCAGGGCCATTCCCGAACGTTTAGGATTTACTTATGAAGCGACCTTACGTCAATGTGAATGGTTATATGATCAGTATGTCGATCATGCAATTTACTCAATATTAGCCTGTGAATATAAGGCTAACCTGAAGTGATACTTCAGAGCAGATTATTGCTTACTTACGAACGTTTTTTATCACGCTTAGCCTGATTTTCTTTGCATAAAACTATGATAGGTAAATACCGCAATACTTTCATTTTTGGGTCGATAATAATGTGGTCTTTTTTATTCACTTCCAATATTATTTGGTCATCTATAGTGGTGTAAGTGGCACTTTCACCATTGATTGAAATCGTTATTGGCATCGGAAAAGCCAAGTTGTCAGATGTTTGCCATTTAAGCACTAGCTTGTCCCGAGTGCGTGTTTGTTTCAACTCTGGTAAAGCGGCCTGCTTTAAATACACCTCAAATAGCCACGTGTAATCCTCTCCAGTTAACCTATTAACGATATTAATAAAGTCTTGAGTATTCCTATATCTAGGGGCAATAGGGTAGGGTATGTTGTAAGTCTCACCTTTAGCATAGAGTAGTTCTCGAGTGGCTTGCCAAAATAATTCATCTCCTATCAGCCATCTTAGTGTATGAAAGGTCCAACCCCCTTTGCTGTAGATATCAGAATTAAACGCTTGGTCTGAGGTTATGACACCTTCCATTACCACCGGGTGACGATTAACCAGTCCTAAATACGATTGATACATGCTGTGCGTATAAGCGG
Coding sequences:
- a CDS encoding aminotransferase class V-fold PLP-dependent enzyme, with amino-acid sequence MTLALSSKDYKTDFCLPEKGCYLLNHSVGRPLKSAQQFFQEAYFSPWQNLSTEPWQQWLSSIETFQSALGLLFNHGPENFCPQANLSSALCKLVMSHPRLTKPFAKVLMSEQDFPSMGFAISHALPECDISFIPKNLDITSADVWHSHLSQDIDLVFISQVYSNSGQQAPVKSIVEVAKQQGILSLIDVAQSAGLIPLDLTEIAPDFMIGSSVKWLCSGPGAAYLWVHPSQINHCEPKDVGWFSHDNPFEFDIHNFQYREGALRFWGGTPSVTPFILAAHGIGYANQITPGLARQHNLRLLALLDKAFGEQLVSPKDAQKCSGTAILQFGKAQSSVLNALKLAQIGVDARSLGIRVSPHIYNDEDDIEYLIQVINQAC
- a CDS encoding DUF3336 domain-containing protein — encoded protein: MLSISSSFSLTRLERKMLRADSYADWKVAALEHDAKSGFDTWKSKEESKSYDYVNIRSRIDALKQLRRQGDDIGLLFALNEGIHGNQGGMGKSILYEKAKFGTKNLIEEYVDEIVGALEHISNIPESSDVTKEDKLDFLNVPVIVLAVLL
- a CDS encoding patatin-like phospholipase family protein, encoding MLSGAGSLGHFHRGVIKTLFEHKVLPTVISGSSAGAISAAILGTYSDEELPSVLEGEQVLDPLQAEIDNRPKSLLRKQSDPASLKIMLEAIIPDITFQEAYEKTGRMISITIAPYEEHQSSRLMNAITAPNVYVRSAVMASCAVPGVYPPVMLMAKNVYGEAQPHLPDRRWVDGAVTDDLPAKRLARLYGVNHYIVSQANPLALAIMKGEQYIPVSEGAKKVLRLSTHEILKSGEKFSRRYLRKIPDVGKTMSMFYSVMAQDYKGDVNIVPNFNFVDPQKLLGQLTSDEIQELVIEGERSTWPQLEQIKICSKIGHKLDEILDHHTEHNIKRFYKKRRGVVTNI
- a CDS encoding SMP-30/gluconolactonase/LRE family protein, which encodes MTHSTTLIDGLYFGESPRWQNDRLWYSDFYDQAVKSVDLQGDSRLELQLDEQPSGLGWLPDGRLLVVCMESLALMRLEKDGLVLHADLSKYSTHLCNDMVVDKQGNAYVGNFGFNLDEEMQARGVESVIADHPKANIVKVTPQGDVSIATGGMSFPNGSVISADGKTLIVAETLGLCLTAFDILENGCLDNRREWAATGARVPDGICLNADGNIWIANAVSNECVLFAPGGEVLEIVNTSQNCYACMLGGDDGKTLFMLTAQSSQAKIVSVTRAGKIEVANVASPGAGRP
- a CDS encoding serine hydrolase domain-containing protein, with translation MTKKITQIIKINKINRVIVFALLLFSPVLLAKDYNFTAAESIINGYVDTHKIAGGVILVMKDGKELLHIAVGKQDVEADKDMKIDSLFRIASQTKALTSVGVMILKERGLINFTDPISKYIPSFKKTSVLVVHKDKSYTEVPAVREITVHDLLTHSAGISYGWGDNRRKMEGDWTSRLVFCR
- a CDS encoding serine hydrolase domain-containing protein, giving the protein MDGGIIEEKWKEIGLHGWYFADKKQTMKQALAPLTTLPQQAQPGSEFVYGHSTDLLGVIIESISGKNLKEFFETEITGPLGMIDTHFYIPKSKLSRLAAVYNATDSHIKRASDTNTAEDYMLSQGHYAAGPMQAFSGGAGLVSTASDYSKLLLMLLNQGTLNGTKILSPSSVVEMTSNQIPYIDMDWNDGFGYGFALTIGKAGDLKGKTLQYEWGGAYNSKYYVRPEDGVIVIYLTQLIPTSGLKDWEEINAVIKIALGIAP
- a CDS encoding DUF2989 domain-containing protein, with the protein product MLICKDKKYQQICDLTHDGALCSKQRIDSINSLVMQQNEKSVKNGYAALTQLDTYKACLENSVLAQSSREKSDEVSRYFAIANISDYQNKIVIETIGIRPEINLWLYQKTGNTDHWESMVNGVAMTESVHRDVYFVMMANASSRSMDEAKKIAGLQLARTELLNELNPDVYEFYVRYHTNKADNFRAAVWYGLHAEYVENTHGINNQYFKLYEKMKK
- a CDS encoding O-acetylhomoserine aminocarboxypropyltransferase/cysteine synthase family protein — its product is MKLESLALHHGYTSEETTKSAAVPIYQTTSYTFDNTQHGADLFDLKVPGNIYTRIMNPTTAVLEERIAAMEGGIGALAVASGMAAITYAIQCICSVGDNIISTSQLYGGTYNLFAHALPNQGIEARMISGDDYTAFEAAIDENTKAIFCESIGNPAGNVVDIQKLAEIGAKHGVPLIVDNTVATPFLCRPFEHGAAIVIHSLTKYIGGHGNSIGGIIVDSGKFDWVANKERFPILNQPDPSYHGVVYTEALGAAAYIGRCRVAPLRNTGAAISPTNSFNILMGLETLGLRMERHCENAEKLAVYLSDHPKVSWVNYAALADSPYQATCKKITDGKASGILSFGIKTTAECSSKVAGGQFIDALQMILRLVNIGDAKSLACHPASTTHRQLNPEELAKAGVSEDLVRISVGIENIDDIIADVSQALDSVK
- a CDS encoding GNAT family N-acetyltransferase; translation: MKIQIDKDIHIELLVPLFAERLYGLTNQNRAHLKKWLGWLDLVKTFEDTQLFIDTAVHQHNNHQATTFAILFRGELVGVAGFNHFDYQHQWGAIGYWLCASFTGRGVITKVVQTLLEYGFVEQSLNKIEIRCAQQNHHSRAIPERLGFTYEATLRQCEWLYDQYVDHAIYSILACEYKANLK
- a CDS encoding M1 aminopeptidase family protein; the protein is MLKHRTLAWNTKQSTLMVKKYLRDKNGLIDYYTMNSLTNGMVWKFHIHEKLNDAWLHKGFGLYMQPIYSLYKFGEAAYTHSMYQSYLGLVNRHPVVMEGVITSDQAFNSDIYSKGGWTFHTLRWLIGDELFWQATRELLYAKGETYNIPYPIAPRYRNTQDFINIVNRLTGEDYTWLFEVYLKQAALPELKQTRTRDKLVLKWQTSDNLAFPMPITISINGESATYTTIDDQIILEVNKKDHIIIDPKMKVLRYLPIIVLCKENQAKRDKKRS